The window CTGAGTTTTTCCCATTGGGATCAATATCAAAAGAAGGAAAATATACTTCTATTCCATCATCTTTTATAATAAACTTGTCATCTATTTGAATATCTGTATTTTCAGTTGCTTGATTAAGGCTTTCTTGATATTTTGGAGTTTTCAATTCAATATCTCTACATGTTGCTGAAAGAAAAGTTATATAACTCCTTAATTTTTTTAAGGCATTGCTATCTATAATATCCTCTCTGGGCAACAATTTTCCATTAATAAGATTAAAATTGAATGTCATAGATTCGTAATATCCTCCACTTCCTCCTCCATCAATAAAAAATATTGTGGAAAAAATATCTTTTAATTTGTAATAATGGCATTCGTAAGTAATTCCTAATACAAAAGACTCTCCTGTCTTCTGTATTTCTTCTAATTTATTCTTGATAAAATGTTCAATTGTTTCATTTACTTTTTCAATCGCTGATTGAGGATAACCACTTGCAATTATTACAGGATATTCTATTTTTATAATTTTGTTGCTTTCACTTTGTTCAATTGTCTTTTTATTAACTTTAACTACTTTTTCTACTTGCTTTCCAGAAATATTTTTATTTCCCAAGGATATGGTAGATTTTTCATCATTATAAACTACCTTACCAATATTCTGATTAGGTGACACATTTTCATTTTTGATTCTTTTAAATAATGTACAACCCGAAAGTAATAAACATACAATGCAAATTACAATTATTTTGAACATCACAGTTTTTCTAAGTCTATTCATAATTTTCCACCTTTCATTCTTAGATTTATTAAGTTCAATCTCAAAATCTCATTCTCATATTTATCTAACCCTGTAAAACTCATACTTACCCCTACCCGAACCAGGAATAGGCTCCAATATCAATTTATTGCCCTCAACTTTGTAATAATACCCTTCTTTTCCAGTTAATATTCCTGTAAGATATAACTTATTCCCATTTATCTCCCAATTTCCACCTAACCAATAATAATTAGCCTTAAATGTTCCATCTGAGTTGAACGTAATAGTATCTTTATCATCTGACCAGGTACCAATAATGCTATTTGAACTAAAACTTGTCGTACCAACTCCTCCTGAGCTTGCCATTCCATTAGCTAAGGCAAACATGACTATTGCTACAACAATAATGCATACGATATACGTTGTCGCAGTGATGTAAAGCGCTGTAGTATCTTTATTTTGTGATAAAGTCCTAATTGACCAAAAGTTAAGAATTGTATTTGTGATAATACCAAAAATACCTAATAAAATTACAAGCCATATAGCAATAAACTGCAATAACAGATTTAATAATACTACCCATACAATTGGAATAAGGCTTACTCCAACCGCACCTAATATAGCTTTAAAATCTACACTTTCTTTAATTATCATAAACGCTAACTTGAGAGTACCGCAATATAGAAGATACAAAAGAAACAAAATTATGAAGTTGTACAAAAAGGTTTTAAAGGATGAATAAGAATACAAAAGCCCTGATATTCCGATAAAATCTTCAACTAACTTTATACCCCTCCCCGCTAAAACAAGATTTTGAATAGAAACAAATACAAAAGTAAGAGTAGCAAACAAAACACCTACTTTGTAATCATTATTCTGTATAACCTTTGAAATAAAAACAAATGGATTTTTCAAAAATGCCCAAGCAAACTTTATTGTAAGATAACAATATCGAACTGCTGAGTTAATTACATCATTTAGGGTTAAAGTATTAGTAGATTCCTTTTTCTTTTCTTCAGCGGTATTTACAGTCTGCTCAATACTTTCGCTTTTAACATCCTCACTAGCTTTCGCAGTATTTTGAGTATCGTTCAATGCTTCACCGCTTGTAACTTGATTGCCAGTTGTCTGACTCACCATCGTTTGATTTGTTTGGCAAGTGCAAACCTCACATTCCTGAAGTTCTCTACCACAGTATGGACACTTTGTCATTTCAATCACACACTCCCTTCATCTAGTTTGTATTCTTTAATCTTGCCATCTTCCGGCCAATTATAAAACCATGGAGCCTCTATTCCAACAATAATAAAGTTCTTTGTATTTTCATCCCATACAAGCGTGTAAACCTGTGCAGTTACTTTTTCAGGAATATCTTGTGGTGGAGAATCGTCCTTGTAATATACTGCATCTTTATAGTAAATTTTTGCAGTAACTTTTAATGTTATTTTTCCCTCTTCATCTTTAAACAATTGTAATGTTCCAAAATTAAACTCTGTTTTTGTAACTTTACCTGTAAATTTTTGTTCATAATCTTTTAGTTCCTGAATTCTATTTGAAAATGTTTGTTTTAATTCATCAGAAATGTGCAAAAACTTATTCGGATCCTGAGATGTCATAGCAGTTCTGTAAGACTTTTCAAAATCATTAATAACAGAAGCAACCTTTTCGAAGGTCGAATTATTAGTATCATCGTTTGAAAGTGTATTTGGAATTGTAATGCTATTTGACCAGCTGCCAAGTTTTACAGAAGTTGTTTTCACTTCACCCCATGGAAGTTTTATTTTTGCATTAAATTCACTTCCGTCACTTACAGGTCCAAATTTAGACGCATCTTTTACCAAAACACCAGTTGGCTTACCGTTCAAAACTATCTCTGCATCTTCAAAATCTGAGTTTACCTCTACATAGCGCGGATAAAGATATAGTTCAGCTGTGTATTGGTTATAGTTACTAAAATCTGTACTGTAAATTTCTTCTTCATCAATCTTTTCTAATGTACAATACGGACCTTTATATTCAGCTTTAACCTTGTATATCCCAGCAATCAATGGACCTATTGAAATTTCCTGAGATGGATCTGAAACTGAAGCAATGTTTTTACCATTCAAGTATATTTTTGCGTCCTTTGTATCACACTTCACTTTTAAAAAGTAATTTTTTGCTGCAATCTTATATTTCGTGAAGAAGATCAAGCCTTTGCCTGTAGGTTTTAAGAGAAAATCATTTGAATAATCTTGAGTTGAGAAAAGATCAGATAAAATATCAGTTAGAGATCTATTCTTTTTATCTGAGGATGAATTTGAAATTGATTGAATTGCTTCATCTAACGCTTTGAAAACACCGTTTATGTATTCAGGCTTTGTCTGACACAACTCTAAGAAAGCTTTTAGATTATCTTGTGAAATTTGTTCACCTGTTTCATGAACAAGTATTTGGGAAAGCATTTTTGTGTCTTTATTTTTAACAGCTTCCTTGAATTCATTCACAACCCTTTGGGGAGAATATATTGACTTTCCAATCGTTACAAACAATATTAAGAACACTAGGAAACCTACAATTCCGCAAAGCCAAGGCAAAAGTTTTCTGTCAAATTTAAATTTTAAGCTTGGAACTCTAAATTCTTTTGTTTGGCCCTCAAAGTATTTCTCTAAGAAGAACTCTTTCTTTGTCCTTTGCAAATTACTCAAAATCTTTGACTTTAAGCTCTCTCCACACTGAATACATACTTTCTTCCCATTTTCAATTGTAGCACCACACTTGGGACAGTAAAGCAACTTTTTTCCCTCCCATCATCATTCTTTAATATAATTCGACACTATTCGACATTATTCGACAAATTATATACTTTTAAGGTGTAATCTTGATTTAATTATAATTTTTCTCGTATATAAATGCAAGAGCTTATTTATCTCAAAATATGGTTGACATTAAGTTTTTCGTTTTGTATATTAAATAGCAGGAACAAAATCTCTTCTAGGGAGGTTTAGGAAATGAAAAAGCACATCTCAGTATTTATAACCATATTTGCTGTTATCTTTTGTTTTGTTGCAGTTGCGTCATCTCCAACAAATTATAAGACAATGTACGAAAAACTTTTGAAAGATTACAATTCTCTAAAAACTCAATATGACAAGCTAAAAAAAGAAAATGCTAATCTTCAAGCAAAGGTGAATGAACTTAGCAAAAAGGTATCGACAAGCCCAGTTTATGAGTATCAAAGAGATATTATCCTAAATGGAGTAACACTCAAATACAAAGTTCCATTTTTAAACTATAAAGGGATGAGATTTGTTCATCTTGACTCTATTCTTTACTGTTTCTACAATAAAAATATTGCACCTTGGAAAATTGATGACAACAAAAAAGCATTGGTTATTGGACCTAATTTAACACCAAATGGAGGCATCTTTTTGACTGATTTGCCATTAAGCGACTATTATTCAATAGACTTTAATCCAGTTTCTAATTCAAATGAGGTCACAATATTAGGCGCAACAAAGGGCAAAAATATTGTGTGGCGAGCATATAACACACAATGGTGGGATGAAAATGATAGTAGAAGATATACTTTTGTTCAATATAAACTCAATGGAGATTATAAAAAGTTAAATCTAACCCTTGGGCTTGACGATGATACAGATGTCGGGGCAAGTGGTGTCTTCAGAATCTATTTAGATGGTGAAAAGAAATATGAAAGCCCAATTGCAAAGGGTGAAAAAACTAAAAATGTATCATTAGAAGTTGTAGGAGGAAATACGTTAAAAATTGAATTTTATATAAATCAACACTATAGAAATCTTCAAGCCTTTCCTGTCGTTGTTGATGCAGTATTATATAAATAAAGTGTAAAATCGATGAACTCTGTAACAAAAGCAGGGACTACCTGCTCAAAGGTAGACCCTGCTTTTTATTACTATTCCAAAAAATCCTTAAGCTTCTTACTCCTGCTTGGATGTCTGAGTTTTCTCAAAGCCTTTGCCTCAATTTGACGAATTCTTTCACGTGTCACGTTGAACTCCTTGCCAACTTCTTCCAAGGTGCGGGCCCTGCCATCTTCAAGGCCAAATCTGAGCTTTAAAACCTTCTTTTCTCTTTCGTTCAAAGAATCCAAAACCTCTAAAAGCTGCTCTTTTAACATTGAATATGCAGCTGCTTCAGATGGTGCAAGAGCATCATCATCAGGGATAAAGTCACCCAAGTGGCTGTCTTCTTCCTCACCGATTGGCGTTTCCAATGATACAGGCTCCTGAGCAATCTTCAAAATCTCACGCACCTTTTCAACAGGCATGTTCATCTCTTTTGCAATCTCTTCAGGCGTTGGCTCTCTTCCTTTTTCTTGAAGAAGCTGGCGTGATACCCTAACTAACTTGTTTATTGTCTCAACCATATGAACAGGAATTCTTATAGTTCTTGCCTGGTCGGCAATTGCTCTTGTTATTGCCTGGCGAATCCACCAGGTTGCATATGTTGAGAATTTATAGCCCTTTCTGTAGTCAAACTTCTCAACTGCTTTTAAAAGTCCCAAATTACCTTCTTGAATCAGGTCTAAGAATAACATTCCACGTCCTACATATCTTTTTGCAATGCTAACAACAAGCCTCAAGTTTGCCTCAGCAAGCCTCTTTTTTGCCTCTTCATCGCCCTGTTCAATCCTCTTTGCAAGTTCAATCTCCTCTTCTGGTGTCAAAAGAGGAATTTTGCCAATCTCTTTGAGATACATTCTAACAGGGTCATCTATAGCAATACCTTCAGGTAGATTTTCCAAGTCGTCTTTTAAAAGCTCCTCTTCAGATACTCTGTCGTCAACCACATCAATTCCCATACTCTCTAAGGTATCATAAATGTTCTCAATCTGGCTTGCATCAAGCTCTACCTTGTCAAGAATTTCCTGTATTTCAGAATATGTCAGAAAACCTTTGCTCTGACCAAGTGATATTAACTCCCTGACCTTCTCTCGTATAAGTGTCTTCT is drawn from Caldicellulosiruptor diazotrophicus and contains these coding sequences:
- a CDS encoding YIP1 family protein, with amino-acid sequence MTKCPYCGRELQECEVCTCQTNQTMVSQTTGNQVTSGEALNDTQNTAKASEDVKSESIEQTVNTAEEKKKESTNTLTLNDVINSAVRYCYLTIKFAWAFLKNPFVFISKVIQNNDYKVGVLFATLTFVFVSIQNLVLAGRGIKLVEDFIGISGLLYSYSSFKTFLYNFIILFLLYLLYCGTLKLAFMIIKESVDFKAILGAVGVSLIPIVWVVLLNLLLQFIAIWLVILLGIFGIITNTILNFWSIRTLSQNKDTTALYITATTYIVCIIVVAIVMFALANGMASSGGVGTTSFSSNSIIGTWSDDKDTITFNSDGTFKANYYWLGGNWEINGNKLYLTGILTGKEGYYYKVEGNKLILEPIPGSGRGKYEFYRVR
- a CDS encoding zinc ribbon domain-containing protein produces the protein MLYCPKCGATIENGKKVCIQCGESLKSKILSNLQRTKKEFFLEKYFEGQTKEFRVPSLKFKFDRKLLPWLCGIVGFLVFLILFVTIGKSIYSPQRVVNEFKEAVKNKDTKMLSQILVHETGEQISQDNLKAFLELCQTKPEYINGVFKALDEAIQSISNSSSDKKNRSLTDILSDLFSTQDYSNDFLLKPTGKGLIFFTKYKIAAKNYFLKVKCDTKDAKIYLNGKNIASVSDPSQEISIGPLIAGIYKVKAEYKGPYCTLEKIDEEEIYSTDFSNYNQYTAELYLYPRYVEVNSDFEDAEIVLNGKPTGVLVKDASKFGPVSDGSEFNAKIKLPWGEVKTTSVKLGSWSNSITIPNTLSNDDTNNSTFEKVASVINDFEKSYRTAMTSQDPNKFLHISDELKQTFSNRIQELKDYEQKFTGKVTKTEFNFGTLQLFKDEEGKITLKVTAKIYYKDAVYYKDDSPPQDIPEKVTAQVYTLVWDENTKNFIIVGIEAPWFYNWPEDGKIKEYKLDEGSV
- a CDS encoding NPCBM/NEW2 domain-containing protein, translating into MKKHISVFITIFAVIFCFVAVASSPTNYKTMYEKLLKDYNSLKTQYDKLKKENANLQAKVNELSKKVSTSPVYEYQRDIILNGVTLKYKVPFLNYKGMRFVHLDSILYCFYNKNIAPWKIDDNKKALVIGPNLTPNGGIFLTDLPLSDYYSIDFNPVSNSNEVTILGATKGKNIVWRAYNTQWWDENDSRRYTFVQYKLNGDYKKLNLTLGLDDDTDVGASGVFRIYLDGEKKYESPIAKGEKTKNVSLEVVGGNTLKIEFYINQHYRNLQAFPVVVDAVLYK
- the rpoD gene encoding RNA polymerase sigma factor RpoD, which codes for MPEQNMENNEVKKLNGENINKNNENENRQEVDEQLFVSQKNENQEKQSGKKSSENKSESKKISEEKKTLIREKVRELISLGQSKGFLTYSEIQEILDKVELDASQIENIYDTLESMGIDVVDDRVSEEELLKDDLENLPEGIAIDDPVRMYLKEIGKIPLLTPEEEIELAKRIEQGDEEAKKRLAEANLRLVVSIAKRYVGRGMLFLDLIQEGNLGLLKAVEKFDYRKGYKFSTYATWWIRQAITRAIADQARTIRIPVHMVETINKLVRVSRQLLQEKGREPTPEEIAKEMNMPVEKVREILKIAQEPVSLETPIGEEEDSHLGDFIPDDDALAPSEAAAYSMLKEQLLEVLDSLNEREKKVLKLRFGLEDGRARTLEEVGKEFNVTRERIRQIEAKALRKLRHPSRSKKLKDFLE